The Eretmochelys imbricata isolate rEreImb1 chromosome 4, rEreImb1.hap1, whole genome shotgun sequence sequence TATGAAACAGATTATTGCaccggggaaggggggggggggagggagagaggagtaAAAAGGgttgaaaattaaaaattcacttttttgCTAGATATATCAGGTTGTTTGGAGCCTGGTTTTAGAACCAAGTCTAAAGAATACTGCATGCTATGATTAGAGATGATATACTGAACCCTACAGTCAATTATGTTATTGGTGGATTTTCAGTTATGTCCTGACAATTTCAGTTGGAGAATGATGCAAGACCCCATTTTTCACACTAGCATACTGCCCAGGCACAGAAGTTTTGACTGAAAAATGATAATGAATTCCAGCCAGCGTTTGCTTTTAGAAAGGGATATTAAAATAGGCCATGAACTTTTTGTACAACACACTAGTCTACAGGAATTGGGCAGATACAATTAGTTTACTTAACAGCATGCTTGTCAGTATTAAGTTAATTTCCAACTATACAAgcataaagaaaaaaatccccaaaacagtACTTTTTTTAGCATATTAAATTTTGCCTGTGCACACAGTCTGAATCTGGACCACCTAGATTTTTATTTACAACACGGTGGTTTGACTACACAGACcagttccctcctccccagtctCTACAAAATTTGGTTCAGTACTTACCAGGACAGAGGTATAAGACATCTCAGAACCTCAACAATTcaaataaaatcagtttcttaCTACCACTATATTTGTTTTGCCATGCAAGAATATTATCTGTTTGTGAGATATAGTAATTGGCCAATACATTTCACACTAATCACAGATCAAGCTGTTAAATATTCAGGTTCAGTAACTGATAAATCCATTATCTTTGTTAGTTAATCCGGTGCCTTAAAGCATGCAGCACTCAAGTGCTGACAGTTCCCATTTTGTTAAATGCACCGTCAAGTGCAAATATTCTTACCCTACAGCATAGCGTATTTCTCTGTCCACTCTCTTGCTAACCTATTGTACCTAATTGGACAAGTATATTTAATATTACTATACAAACTTCAACAGCTATTTCACTGAGTTCTATCTGAGTACAACTGTAAAAACCATGTTTGAGACAAAACAGTTTCTACACAGATAGAAGATCATAAAGCCTTTATCCAACGGGAAACTCCAAAACAGAAAAAGTAGGCAGTTATCAAAAGGCGACACTGGAGTATTTACAAGGGTAATTTCTCTCCTCAAACTTTAGAGGCTTTATATGAACTGATACTATTTCAGACTCTCACATGAGACTGCTTAAAAGTAGCCCAATAATTTTAGATAAACTTTCAAATAGAAATCACTACAACATTAGTGAAACACCTCCATGCAACTTCAAAGATAGCACACGTTTCTTCGTATTTGCATGTTTCCAAAGCCAAAAAATACCAGTTACTTCTTCCTAAGCCACAAATTCAGTCTAAGATGGAGAGATCACAAGTAACTAACTCATTCATTCCCCACCTTTGTTTTCTAACACAAGAAGAGTGTGTTTCACAGTATATTAGTAAATTATCTTTATATAATTCTGTACTTACTtgtctctgtctgttttataGATACGTGCAATCTCTGGCACTAGGGGGTCATCTGGATTTGGATCACATAACAGTGAACAAATGGATAAGAGAACTGCAAAATAACAGAAAAGATTGCTCAACAGTGAAATCTGAACAAAGATCTCAATTAAATACAACGGAAATACAGTTATTTGCTTTGTTAGGACAACCTCAGTATGCTATAAAGAAAAGATTTGTTAGTCGTCTGTTTACGATGCATGCTGAGTAAGTTTAAAGGTAAATTTGGTAGTCCATTTCTAAATGTGTGGCTCAcaatcattaaaatatatttatagggTGTCCCTCTATAGCACACTCTAGCAGCTCCCAGTGTCCCACAAATATACATAGAGAAAGGTAACGCTGTCCAAACTATAACGTAACAGAGTGGCAATCTACTGAGCCATGTTATATAGCTGATCAGCTCTTTCACAGCTAGAAGTCTGTGATAAACATTAGAATCAGATGGGATTTCTTTTCTGCAATAGTATTAATAGATTAGTATTCTAGGCTGATCAAACTAGATACATACTGAtaagataaaaggaaatactaaaGTAAGACTACCATGGAGAAATACTGTTTGAAGCAACTTATTCTTTACATTCTTCATTTCCCatcagttgtttttaaaaaacagtgtaAAATTCAGAACAAGCAAGCTAGGGGTATAGTGTCAACACAACATGCTATCATGTGGCAGATCCAAATTCAGACCCAAGCTTGGTTCTTGCGCCTTGAATAGGCAGGAATCACTAGTTCTGTAGGTAAAGGAACCCTTTGCTTATTCTGACTAGTGCAACTGTGATCTCAGGGGGATCTACCAAACCAAAAAAGGGAAGTGAGCTCTGGTGAGCTTTGCTTGAAGTCAATTAGTTTCAAGAGCTGAATTCATTAGATTTAATGAGAATACTCACATTTACAGGAAGTGGAAGTGAAAAAACCTTAAAGCAGTACTCACTGATCACAAATCTAAAACATGGTTACTAAAAATTCATATATGGAAATTAATACTCCATGCTAGCAGCTAGCAATTAACTGTAAAGCATTAGACTGATCACAATCTAAAATTAGGAGTTTTCTATGTGCACAGATGCACCAACTTAAGTTACAATTTTAGACCAACTTACTTAAATGAATGCAAAAGGTTGTGTAgacacttattttggtttaaaaccAGGTTTATTTCAGATTAACTTCATTTAGGAATAGGttaaaactgaaataagccactcTCATGTAAGTGTCCATATAGGGATTCAACTGCACTGGTTCATGCTGGGGAGAACCTTTAGTAATAGCTAAAGTAAAACTGcacaaaggtttttttgttttttttttaaataaaaggtgaAATCAATAAGCATGCAACAATGTAATCATTGCCACATACGCAAGATGTCCTTCTCAGGCTACAGTATAATGGGAAATGAATGGAATGCCAAACAAAACTAAGCAAAAATATTACAGTGTCAAAATGAAGATAGAAATTGTAATGTTTTCTTCACCTTTAGAAATAGTTAAAGCAGGAGACCACTGTGATCTTAGAATATCGAGACAAATGCTGCCATTACTGTTAATATTTGGATGATAGATTCTTGTTGTAAATGCAACCTATAACAAAAAATAGAGAAGTATTTGTGTTTCACATATGCTAAATTGCATAATTAAGAGTTACACATAAGCACAGATAAGGTGCACCAGAAAGACTTACTGAAACATGTATTGTGGCTCTTTAGCCACCGAGCATTTGAATCAGATATTCAGCACTTACATGCTACTTTTTTcaatcactgtacaaacatgagTTATCAACACTTTATATAGATAAGTATCATCTCCACTTGTCTGGTAGTGAAGTTAAATGATTTGTTCAAGACAAAAAAGCTAAAGTGAAGCAGGGCTGCTTTTAGAACTCAGATGTTCCCGATTTCCATTCCTATGCTTGGCTCATTAAAGAGCATTAGTCTCACAAAGAAAAGACTACTTGCCTTAGGTGGTTTGAAAGGGTAGTCTGTAGGAAAGTGAATTGTCAAGAAGAATACGCCGCCTTGATATGGACTGTCATTCTGTCGAAGAAACATGTCCACTGTAATTATACTCCCGAATTAACTTTTGTGAGAAGATCCACTACTTACTTAGCAAGGCAAATCATTCACTTAAACACAAATAAGATGTTTAATCCACAATGTAAGCATTGAATTTTGATCATACCTGGGCTTAAAATTGGTGGAATGAGATAACTGACTGCAGCAAGTCAAGCTGGTCACTGGCAATGAATTTCCTCCTAAAACAATTGTGTTCTGTAAAGCCTTAgtttaaagcaggggttctcaaactgggggtcgggaccgctcaggggtcacaaggttattacatgggggggtcacgagctgtcaactTCTACCCCAAACCCTgatttgcctccagcatttataatggtgttatatatttaacatgtttttaatttataaggggggggggggagaggttcgcactcagagacttgctatgtgaaaggggtcaccaggaaaaaaaattgagagccactggtttaaaGCAAGTGTGTCACATGCAGGCCAGAACTGGCCCTGACAGCTTCTTCCCTCTGCAATTTCAAATGTATCCaaactgcagcagctcagagagTCAGAAGAAAGCTGGAGTGAGAGGAGCTTAGGTGGGAGTAAGTGCCTGACTAGCCACAAGTAACTGAGCCCTACTCCCCCTGCCCTTGTAGTAGTTGTTTGTAAGCCAGTTGCTGTCCTTCCCAGCCTTCTGCACATTCTGTTCCTGCCATCATCACTGCTTAGCCTTCCAGTCCTTTTTCTCACCACGTGTCTTGATCCCTGCCTCTGGGTTGCACATAACCATGTTCctggaaaatgtattttcttccccTGCTCAGGGAAAAAGCAATCATAATGATAACCTCAAGGGGGGAAATTCTCAGGTTCAAGTGGTGGTGGAATTACTGCCCAAAGTAGGGCAACAGAGAATACTCTCAAAAGGTGGAGATTGAAGCAGTGACTTGAAGGCCCCCCACACGGGAAGCAGTACAtacaaaaaaagaggaaattttAGAAAAAGTAAAAGCTTTTATTAAAAAGTCTTTTTAAGTGCAATATTTAACTTTGCTGGCTAAAGAAGCACATTCCACGATAAGAACTACAAAATTTGCCTACTGCCTTTTtaaacctcacacacacacacaggattgAGCGAAAAAGTGTAATTTGACTCGTCACAATGGGTTTCACATATCTGGTTTACAGGAATACTGGAAGTTGGCTTTATTCGGtttatctattttttaaatattatatccTTTAAGACCAATCTCTTGTTTATATACAGACTAGCCACATCCTATTTCTTAAGCTTATATATACTTTAATATCTGCAAGTGAAGCAGTGTGGCAAAAAGCCAATAGATAAGTCAAGGGGCAAAAATGTAATGCTAGAGTTGATACTTCAATGAGACAGCCTGGGCAGAGATTCAGCATATCATGTAGTATTCACTGAAAAACTGCTATATTGGCAAATGAGAAGTTCAAAAACCACTTCAACCCTTTTATTGTATACATGCTGGAGGCAAGTCTTAGTGGTTATTAAAATGAAGTAACAGAACTGGTTAGAACAAGTGTAGAAAATACCTCTCTGACAATGAGAACTCAATCCTTACTATTAGACTTCTGTGTCAGTAGTGGATCTCAGATGTGGAATATGTTAAGCCATCCACACTACCAATGCCTAGGCTGTCATGAAGGTATGAGGCCTACAACACCAGCTAAGACCACTAAGCTATTATCCTAAAGCAAGGATAATTCTATCTAAAATACTGCTCTAAAGTATGCACTCATGCTATTCCAAAGGGCATAACTAATAAATGCCTTTAAACTGATAGCACGAAGATTAAGTGGGAAAAGAGGATAAACAACTCTGAATGAGCAGGGAGAGgtagaacaaaagaaaatatttctgtatttgaaGTCCAACTATACTTTTAGTGTTCTGTGACCATGCAGAGTCAATCATATAAGTATTACTCAATGACATACAATGGAGATCTTTCCATACTTTTCTAAGTTTACTTCAAGTATTAGTATAGCTATTAAGCAAACATTCTGGTCTCTCTGGAGTGCATACTTTGTTGCATTCAAAGGGATAAGCTAGAAGAACAAATCCAGCATTTGAACTCTGAACTGAAGACAAAAGGATTCTTTAGTATGCCACCCAAAAGAAGCTCTCCACTAACTGGTATCAAGAGAATACCTAAACCACATTGGATACATGTGTAAGGTCAAAGTAGTACATTAACACTGACAATTAAGTACTACTCTAACATgactaaggcctagtctacacttcaTTTAGGTCAATATAGCTATGGCACTCAGGGATGTGacaaatccacacccttgagtccaatagctatgccaacctaacccctgctgtagacccagctaggctgatggaagaatgcttccatagACCTAGCTGCTGTCACTCAGGTAAGCGGAGTTCCTACAGCGACAGAAAAACCCTTTCTACCTTTATAGTCTGCATCTATAACCCAAGGTTACAGCAGCATAACTATGGCACCTCAGCTATGCCACAGCAGAAGCCGGAATTTAGAGATGGCCTAAAAGTGTCACTGAAGGGGTTCCTTGTTTATTGGCACTTGACTcctaaaatttaaaaatctgagcaAACTTTGAATCAAATCAACTGCCAGCCTTGAGACAGCCTGGAATCTGAAAGTGTCCTAGTACCTTCTCATACCCCATTAATAGTGACACTGCAGGTGAAACAAGCCTTCAGTTACATACATGCAACCCCATTAGCTTTCAGTGTGGTTGTACAGGTGTAACCAAGACCTGATTTTGGCGTGCAGAATCTTATTGCTCATTATGCATAACAGAGAATGTAATCCAATGTTCAGATTCCAGGCTGAGTATGCACAGCTGGGAATTATATCACTCCACCTGTAAACTGAGCAAGTTTGGAGTTGTTCTAGATATGGAACCTTAATCATGTTAAGAATCTCTT is a genomic window containing:
- the UBE2D3 gene encoding ubiquitin-conjugating enzyme E2 D3, producing MALKRINKELSDLARDPPAQCSAGPVGDDMFHWQATIMGPNDSPYQGGVFFLTIHFPTDYPFKPPKVAFTTRIYHPNINSNGSICLDILRSQWSPALTISKVLLSICSLLCDPNPDDPLVPEIARIYKTDRDKYNRISREWTQKYAM